The genomic DNA AAATCCTGTGATCCTGAGAAAAGAAACAATAGACATGATTCTTCCATAAGAATTGAGATGACAATATCATATTCTCTTCACTAATGGGAATTGGAAAGTGGGGAGATCTCAAATTCCTTAATTCTATGGAGACCACACTCTCTTTGTATATAGTAATAGACATAATTTTGTTATCGAcccattaataataataaaataaggttTCTAAGGGCATCAACAATGGAGTGTTAAGTGAGCATTGTAATGTCAATTTTTTAAGAGGGATGAacatcttctatttttttttactttttttttttaaataaatatatttaaaaatttaatatttttttaaaaaatagtaattttttaaaaaaagtaagattattattacaataataataataataataattaaaatatatttatttaatattatataattttaaaatgattgaaTGGACTGTAAAAttcataaataataaatgttgatgttaaaaaaaaatattattataatgaaTATGTAAATTTATGCTTTTTGATCGGATGATATATGTTACAATTGAGTAGATTGTGGATACTCTGACAAATTCTCATACCGTAGGCTTATGTAAATGGTGTGGCCACCATATCTACTTTTGAAAAGAGGGCAagtatttgagaatttttaatccGAACTCAAGTGTGTGTGTTAAAGATTCTTGAATTGCCTAGCTTTATGTATTCTTACTGCAGGTATTATATATCCTTCCCTTCAACAGCTCGAAGGTAACTTGAGAGTGGAAGAAACTTGAGATGGCCGAGCGAAGGAGATAGTAGGCAAGAAAAGGGCAGAAGAGTGGAAGAAACTTTTCGATAAGTATTTGATCGAGACGATGAATGTGGCATTTGTCTGGAGGTTTGCACCAAGAGGAATGTGAGGTCTCAGTCCTGCCTTTTTTGTAGAAGAAGCATTAAGAGAGTGCATCGAGAGACCTCTGGGTGCTTACAATGACTTTGGAGATTGATATTTTGAAACGATTCTACCAGTAGATAGATAACTTGCCACTGATCATTCCGGATTCCCTTTTCTTGGTTTACTAAGATTATGTGTATGACCAGGAGATTTGAGGAGAAAAGTGTACAATTGCTCGTCGCCAACCTTTCCTTGTGGATTGGATTAACATACATCCTCTATGGTAAATTGGTAATTTAGGGACATGATTGTGAAAAAAAGACAGTTATTAAGGAAAGGGAATTGAAACACATGATTATATGATCGAATGCATTTATAAGGGAGAACGAACCGAATCAATCCGGTTTGCTTACGATACTATCCGACCGAACCGGCTCACTGTTTCTCCGCTGCACCCTTCAGCTGACAGTCTGAACGAAACCCAAACTGCGATGGCTGAGATCGCCGACGACTCTCCTCCttccgcctccgcctccgcctccgcttCGGCTGACGCCTGCGCCGTCGAAGAGGCATCCGAAAAGAGGCCCACAAAGCCCGGTCGAAAGCgtctcctcctcaccctctccGTGCTCCTCTCCTTCCTCTTAGGTTTGCTCCACCCTTATCTCTCTCGATCTCTCGGTCTACCTAACCCTTTTTGTGTTCTTCTGTTTCAGGCCTTCCCTTCTTCCTCAAGTCCACCGAGATCTACCGATCTCCTCTCCCCTTCAAATCGATCAATGCTCTCTCCCTCCGTCTCCAATCCGACCCGCCCTCCCTACCCTGCCGCTTCCATGCCGTGTTCCTCCGTCCTGTCCCGGACCGTTCCCTCGCCTCCCGTCTCCGCTCCGCTATCTCCGCCGACATGAGGAGGCGCGCTGGAGACCGCCCCACCTGCGGCGGCTGCGGCCGGGACTTCGCCGTCTCTGTCACCTTGGATTTCGGCGGGGACTGCGCGAGGGACGAACGCGGCGAGGATGGTTCCTGCCTCTGGAGGTGTGGCGCCGTCAGTTTGGATGGTGTTGGTGCGGATGATTCCGGGGTCGACGACTTACTGGATTCAGCGCTTGGGGGAGCGCCTGCCAAGGAGTGCGCGGAGGCCAGTGGTGGGAGGGTTTACACGGTTGTGGTTGTGGAACGAGAAGATGATTTGGGAGTGAGGGTTGTCGTGGGGAAGCATCGTCATGCTTGGATTGTCGGGAAGATCTCCGAGAATGATGTTGTCTCACTCATAGGGAAGGTGTTCGTGAAATACTTCATGAACGGGGGTAAGAAGGTAGGGGAGTTGGCTAAAGGGATAGGAGAGTTCGTACCTGTTGGTGCTGATGGCAGTGTGGTACTCTCATTTAGCCTGTTGAATGCTGATCCCAGTGACTGGGTTTATGATTGGTAAGCGGCCTGATCTTATACTTCCATGGATTAGTGAAAAGGATGAACTTATTCAGGTATATTGCCTCAGGCAGTTACCCTTGGATAAATTACTcattcattttgtttttttttttcagtgaGAAGGTCATTCTCTGAAATGACTATAAGTGAAAATTTGTTTATGTTATTCCTTGTCATCTCTTCCCTTCCTATCATTGTACGATTATATCGTTTCTTTGTCCTTCCTGAATAACTGAACTTTAAGTAGGTCTGAATGTTTCAACTCTCCAAAATTTGAAGCAAAGATTTTGAATGACGAGAGTATAGAAAATGAATGTTATTTATAGATGAACATTATGTGAGACACTGGAATGACATTAGCAAGCAAAGGAAAAGGCTGAGATAGTTAAGctgcttatttttttttttttcatgtgatTTTTCTTCAGCTTGCTCATCGCCAATACGTTATGAGGGAACACATTGTCATAGGAACTAGTTCTGTAACAATTAGGATATGCTTTGATACTTGGACTCTTCATCAATTCCCTCCATACCCATGTTGGATACTCGTCACCCAGGCACTCACTCTCTAAGTGGATACTTAGTAAAATGTTTTTAGAAATAGCTGTATCAGACACTCAAATCCATACCTATGGCAGATACTTATACCCGAGTCTAAGTAACATAGAAGATATGTGCATTACTGAATAACTTCAATCCATGCCATAAGTTCAAAAATTCCATATATTATTAAGTGGTTTGCAATCTTAAAACGTATTCTTCTTTTCCAGTTCTGAAATCTTATGATATAATGGTTGATTATATTGAGGCACCTAATGGAAGCTTACTTGTCATTTTTAGAATAGATTCATCTGTTTATGTAGTGTTATGCCCATCAGTACAATGTCCTGAAGAGTAGAGGCTAGTGCATTGGAACTAGGTACCAGTATCAAATTAGACTGAGTTCACACTCTAAGCAATACAATTGTCCACAACTGATCGAACATTGATGAGATTAGCATGACCAGGCTTGTTGGTCTAGtttgatttttttccttttcttctcaaCAAGTCATTAATGAATCATCAAGTGACATTTCTTTAAAAACATTTATCCAATATCTGGTTGTAATAACTAAAAAATACTGCTTATAAAATTATATGTGGCTTGTAGAAGTACATTATAACTTCTGCCTCCAGTTTGTTGGGACTCTCATGTCTCTTTTCGTGCTACTTAGGAAATTCAAAGAAATGAGTAACATCATGTTGACTCCTTTCGTCAAGGCCCTAACTCCAATAGCAAACATAAGCATTGAAAGTCAGgtatttaaattttcaatatgaACTCAAACTTTCTTGTTGTCTTCAGTGAACTTCACTATTTATGGTTTACTAATCGTTTTCAGGTGTTGTATCACACACCTAAATTGTCACAATCTTACTGGGATGAGAAATCCAGTAGTCACATCTTCAGCATAAGAGACCTTCCTTTCTTTGTATGCTTCTCTAAACTCTGTATTATCTGTTGCATTTATGATCTTCTCGATATATCTGAAAATTTTAACAGTTTGAAACTCTTCTATTAATATGAAATACTTTAGTCAATGAGGGTATTTGTTTGCAATCTATTTATAGTTATCGAGAAAAGGTAATTTATAAGATTACTCAGAAGTGAGGAAATGCAGAGATATGCTAGTTAGGCACAACTGATACATGATTGTAGTTTCAAGATTATACAACTTTTACTTGATAAAGATCTCAATATTTTCTATTGTCATCTAGCCATGTTGGAGATTGAGTCACAAGGTGacacaaaattaatttttcttaaaaagatTCCTACCATTTTCTGCATTTACTCACTAGCCTCTGTGGA from Zingiber officinale cultivar Zhangliang chromosome 4A, Zo_v1.1, whole genome shotgun sequence includes the following:
- the LOC121971408 gene encoding GPI transamidase component PIG-S-like, producing the protein MAEIADDSPPSASASASASADACAVEEASEKRPTKPGRKRLLLTLSVLLSFLLGLPFFLKSTEIYRSPLPFKSINALSLRLQSDPPSLPCRFHAVFLRPVPDRSLASRLRSAISADMRRRAGDRPTCGGCGRDFAVSVTLDFGGDCARDERGEDGSCLWRCGAVSLDGVGADDSGVDDLLDSALGGAPAKECAEASGGRVYTVVVVEREDDLGVRVVVGKHRHAWIVGKISENDVVSLIGKVFVKYFMNGGKKVGELAKGIGEFVPVGADGSVVLSFSLLNADPSDWVYDWKFKEMSNIMLTPFVKALTPIANISIESQVLYHTPKLSQSYWDEKSSSHIFSIRDLPFFVNSNEWHLDTSIIAAGRSKVLQFVVYAPSASECPLLLQLPNGEISMTNSFISPMWGGVIIWNPPHCAGDSHNTLPPQELQKIFQVFLAQLRMLFGLKSNYIDSSETGISKFLDSESGFTEWELDVLYRHHACFNLHSCVTTLESLAKLVQSLPRMIIMDEIGKQVKFSLEAANLAQRNASLGIYDSSASSSRQAKVLAEDAFFHPSIMSISYSSIEHYFAIYMPFFAPVALHVLLAAIKELKRYKRERAKYLAFISEKAKMD